Proteins encoded in a region of the Acipenser ruthenus chromosome 11, fAciRut3.2 maternal haplotype, whole genome shotgun sequence genome:
- the LOC117428447 gene encoding sphingomyelin phosphodiesterase 4-like isoform X1, whose protein sequence is MASPPLQQSSFLLASLKADYLNKPFLQRCQDLVKVIDDYPAKELHLLFTWLVESVFGSLDGSIVGWNVRFVQARTNEYNTIVEFLDPSGPMMKLVYKLHAEEYKYDFPISYLPGPVRASVQEGVLPDCPLFHKLQFPPSGLLSLSLSLNPFEYYMFYFAASLIVQRSYLPGQHFSPSDSAYFVLVDGYLKYFLPTEGNVPPSLVPVVRGTVSPPPPRSPIVPFTGYGVHHTSLLKRHISHQPSMNADPAAQEIWRSETILQVFVEMWLHHYSLEMYQKMQCPQVKLELLQYRLGISSMHCSTPTQSGYGTLHTYQEPFCPTEDHVLVVRLLVKHLHSFSSSQRPELITSSPSAHSHTSPLEEFKRVVIPRFVQQKLYVFLQHCFGHWPLDASFRAVLETWLSYLQPWRYTPEKQSPHMDNQDRTVPDKWAAFVQENLLMYTKLFQGFLNRTIRTDLVNPKNALMVFRVAKVFAQPNLSEMIQKGEQLFLEPEHVLHHRQHRFLTPSLGGSFLSSRQPFITDSVFKVKSHVYSLEGQDCQYKQMFGAEVRNTVLRLSQLIAQAKQTAKSISDHSAEEAANQSFLSWFGFGSSDLNTSYVGNDIDYMGLDSIKKTDEYLDRTLDYICQIFKLNSAQLSQLMVSFVSTQDDGGSKQLPDCIQEANGLLLTDLGRLQMINGLRKFDIDYQGDPELQPIRSYESAVLVRLLYRLSSLINERFAAEMDSLCSRRGFSSRLARYFLTASSRAETSKRSPLTRRSLERQPQPRISLRYLGSYRTLFSIFLLYVIASFFGFGPVSFIFWGLLACFCHGVMTMFADKRKTH, encoded by the exons ATGGCCAGCCCGCCCTTGCAGCAGTCCAGCTTCTTGCTT GCCAGCCTGAAAGCAGATTACTTGAACAAGCCTTTTCTTCAGCGCTGTCAGGATCTAGTCAAGGTTATCGATGACTATCCAGCTAAG GAGCTGCACTTGCTTTTCACCTGGCTGGTGGAGAGTGTGTTTGGCAGCCTGGATGGCAGCATTGTGGGTTGGAATGTGCGCTTTGTGCAGGCACGGACTAACGAGTACAATACTATTGTGGAGTTCCTCGATCCCAG TGGCCCAATGATGAAACTGGTGTACAAATTACATGCTGAGGAATACAAGTACGACTTTCCAATCTCCTATCTCCCA GGACCTGTAAGGGCTTCAGTCCAGGAGGGTGTCCTGCCAGATTGCCCGCTTTTCCACAAGCTCCAATTCCCACCTTCAGGACTCCTGAGCCTCAGCCTGTCTCTCA ATCCCTTTGAAtactacatgttttattttgcagcaagCCTCATTGTTCAAAGA AGCTACCTACCGGGGCAGCACTTCAGTCCTTCAGACAGTGCTTATTTTGTGCTGGTTGACGGTTACCTAAAGTATTTCTTACCTACGGAGGGGAACGTTCCACCTTCTCTTGTTCCAGTCGTCAGAGGAACGGTGTCACCCCCACCTCCAAG GTCCCCCATAGTGCCATTCACAGGCTACGGTGTCCACCACACCAGCCTCCTGAAGCGCCACATTTCACACCAGCCCTCTATGAACGCAGACCCCGCTGCACAGGAGATCTGGAGGTCTGAAACTATTCTTCAG GTGTTTGTCGAGATGTGGCTTCACCATTACTCCCTGGAGATGTATCAGAAGATGCAGTGTCCGCAGGTGAAG CTGGAGTTGCTCCAGTACCGACTCGGTATTTCCAGTATGCACTGCAGCACTCCCACCCAGTCCGGCTATGGGACCCTCCACACGTACCAA GAGCCCTTCTGCCCTACCGAGGACCATGTTCTGGTGGTGAGACTCCTCGTGAAACATCTCCATTCCTTCTCCAGCAGTCAGAGACCAGAGCTGATCACCTCGTCCCCCTCTGCACACTCTCACACCAGCCCGCTCGAGGAGTTTAAACG ggttgtGATCCCTCGCTTTGTGCAGCAGAAGCTGTACGTGTTCCTCCAGCACTGCTTCGGTCACTGGCCCCTTGATGCTTCCTTCAGAGCA GTTTTAGAAACATGGTTAAGTTACTTGCAGCCATGGAGATACACCCCCGAAAAGCAGAGCCCACACATGGACAATCAGGACCGCACTGTGCCAGACAAATG ggCTGCCTTTGTGCAGGAGAATTTGTTAATGTACACCAAACTGTTCCAGGGATTTTTAAACAGAACCATCCGGACTGACCTTGTTAACCCCAAAAACGCACTGATGGTTTTCAGAGTGGCAAAAGTCTTTGCTCAGCCTAACCTATCAGAAATGATCCAGAAAG GTGAGCAGCTGTTTCTGGAGCCGGAGCACGTCCTCCATCACAGGCAGCACCGCTTCCTGACTCCCAGCCTCGGCGGCAGCTTCCTGTCCTCACGGCAGCCCTTCATCACAGACTCCGTCTTCAAGGTGAAGAGTCACGTCTACAGCCTGGAGGGCCAGGACTGCCAGTACAAGCAGATGTTTGGAGCCGAAGTGCGCAACACG GTGCTGCGACTTTCCCAGTTAATAGCACAAGCCAAACAAACTGCCAAATCCATATCGGATCATTCTGCGGAAGAAGCTGCCAACCAGTCATTCCTCTCGTGGTTCGGGTTTGGATCTTCAGATCTGAACACCTCCTATGTGGGGAACGACATAGATTATATGGGACTGGACAGCATAAAGAAGACGGATGAATACTTGGACAGAACACTGGACTACATCTGTCAGATATTTAAG CTGAATTCAGCCCAGCTGTCCCAGCTGATGGTGAGTTTTGTGTCGACGCAGGATGATGGTGGATCGAAGCAGCTTCCTGACTGTATACAGGAAGCAAATGGATTATTGCTAACAGATCTGGGGAGGTTGCAG ATGATAAACGGACTGCGCAAGTTTGACATCGACTATCAAGGAGACCCTGAattgcagccgataagaagttacgAAAGTGCGGTGCTGGTTCGTCTCTTGTATCGGCTGTCATCTCTGATAAACGAGCGG tttGCAGCAGAGATGGACTCGCTTTGTTCAAGACGAGGTTTTAGCAGCCGGTTAGCCCGTTATTTTTTGACTGCATCGTCCAGGGCAGAGACGTCAAAGCGAAGCCCCTTGACACGCCGCAGCCTAGAGAGACAACCCCAGCCGCGGATCAGCTTGAGATACCTGGGCAGCTACCGCACCCTGTTCTCCATCTTCCTGCTCTATGTAATAGCCTCCTTTTTTGGCTTTGGGCCTGTGTCATTTATCTTCTGGGgactgcttgcttgtttttgtCATGGAGTTATGACAATGTTTGCTGACAAGCGAAAAACTCATTAA
- the LOC117428447 gene encoding sphingomyelin phosphodiesterase 4-like isoform X2, with amino-acid sequence MASPPLQQSSFLLASLKADYLNKPFLQRCQDLVKVIDDYPAKELHLLFTWLVESVFGSLDGSIVGWNVRFVQARTNEYNTIVEFLDPSGPMMKLVYKLHAEEYKYDFPISYLPGPVRASVQEGVLPDCPLFHKLQFPPSGLLSLSLSLNPFEYYMFYFAASLIVQRSYLPGQHFSPSDSAYFVLVDGYLKYFLPTEGNVPPSLVPVVRGTVSPPPPRSPIVPFTGYGVHHTSLLKRHISHQPSMNADPAAQEIWRSETILQVFVEMWLHHYSLEMYQKMQCPQLELLQYRLGISSMHCSTPTQSGYGTLHTYQEPFCPTEDHVLVVRLLVKHLHSFSSSQRPELITSSPSAHSHTSPLEEFKRVVIPRFVQQKLYVFLQHCFGHWPLDASFRAVLETWLSYLQPWRYTPEKQSPHMDNQDRTVPDKWAAFVQENLLMYTKLFQGFLNRTIRTDLVNPKNALMVFRVAKVFAQPNLSEMIQKGEQLFLEPEHVLHHRQHRFLTPSLGGSFLSSRQPFITDSVFKVKSHVYSLEGQDCQYKQMFGAEVRNTVLRLSQLIAQAKQTAKSISDHSAEEAANQSFLSWFGFGSSDLNTSYVGNDIDYMGLDSIKKTDEYLDRTLDYICQIFKLNSAQLSQLMVSFVSTQDDGGSKQLPDCIQEANGLLLTDLGRLQMINGLRKFDIDYQGDPELQPIRSYESAVLVRLLYRLSSLINERFAAEMDSLCSRRGFSSRLARYFLTASSRAETSKRSPLTRRSLERQPQPRISLRYLGSYRTLFSIFLLYVIASFFGFGPVSFIFWGLLACFCHGVMTMFADKRKTH; translated from the exons ATGGCCAGCCCGCCCTTGCAGCAGTCCAGCTTCTTGCTT GCCAGCCTGAAAGCAGATTACTTGAACAAGCCTTTTCTTCAGCGCTGTCAGGATCTAGTCAAGGTTATCGATGACTATCCAGCTAAG GAGCTGCACTTGCTTTTCACCTGGCTGGTGGAGAGTGTGTTTGGCAGCCTGGATGGCAGCATTGTGGGTTGGAATGTGCGCTTTGTGCAGGCACGGACTAACGAGTACAATACTATTGTGGAGTTCCTCGATCCCAG TGGCCCAATGATGAAACTGGTGTACAAATTACATGCTGAGGAATACAAGTACGACTTTCCAATCTCCTATCTCCCA GGACCTGTAAGGGCTTCAGTCCAGGAGGGTGTCCTGCCAGATTGCCCGCTTTTCCACAAGCTCCAATTCCCACCTTCAGGACTCCTGAGCCTCAGCCTGTCTCTCA ATCCCTTTGAAtactacatgttttattttgcagcaagCCTCATTGTTCAAAGA AGCTACCTACCGGGGCAGCACTTCAGTCCTTCAGACAGTGCTTATTTTGTGCTGGTTGACGGTTACCTAAAGTATTTCTTACCTACGGAGGGGAACGTTCCACCTTCTCTTGTTCCAGTCGTCAGAGGAACGGTGTCACCCCCACCTCCAAG GTCCCCCATAGTGCCATTCACAGGCTACGGTGTCCACCACACCAGCCTCCTGAAGCGCCACATTTCACACCAGCCCTCTATGAACGCAGACCCCGCTGCACAGGAGATCTGGAGGTCTGAAACTATTCTTCAG GTGTTTGTCGAGATGTGGCTTCACCATTACTCCCTGGAGATGTATCAGAAGATGCAGTGTCCGCAG CTGGAGTTGCTCCAGTACCGACTCGGTATTTCCAGTATGCACTGCAGCACTCCCACCCAGTCCGGCTATGGGACCCTCCACACGTACCAA GAGCCCTTCTGCCCTACCGAGGACCATGTTCTGGTGGTGAGACTCCTCGTGAAACATCTCCATTCCTTCTCCAGCAGTCAGAGACCAGAGCTGATCACCTCGTCCCCCTCTGCACACTCTCACACCAGCCCGCTCGAGGAGTTTAAACG ggttgtGATCCCTCGCTTTGTGCAGCAGAAGCTGTACGTGTTCCTCCAGCACTGCTTCGGTCACTGGCCCCTTGATGCTTCCTTCAGAGCA GTTTTAGAAACATGGTTAAGTTACTTGCAGCCATGGAGATACACCCCCGAAAAGCAGAGCCCACACATGGACAATCAGGACCGCACTGTGCCAGACAAATG ggCTGCCTTTGTGCAGGAGAATTTGTTAATGTACACCAAACTGTTCCAGGGATTTTTAAACAGAACCATCCGGACTGACCTTGTTAACCCCAAAAACGCACTGATGGTTTTCAGAGTGGCAAAAGTCTTTGCTCAGCCTAACCTATCAGAAATGATCCAGAAAG GTGAGCAGCTGTTTCTGGAGCCGGAGCACGTCCTCCATCACAGGCAGCACCGCTTCCTGACTCCCAGCCTCGGCGGCAGCTTCCTGTCCTCACGGCAGCCCTTCATCACAGACTCCGTCTTCAAGGTGAAGAGTCACGTCTACAGCCTGGAGGGCCAGGACTGCCAGTACAAGCAGATGTTTGGAGCCGAAGTGCGCAACACG GTGCTGCGACTTTCCCAGTTAATAGCACAAGCCAAACAAACTGCCAAATCCATATCGGATCATTCTGCGGAAGAAGCTGCCAACCAGTCATTCCTCTCGTGGTTCGGGTTTGGATCTTCAGATCTGAACACCTCCTATGTGGGGAACGACATAGATTATATGGGACTGGACAGCATAAAGAAGACGGATGAATACTTGGACAGAACACTGGACTACATCTGTCAGATATTTAAG CTGAATTCAGCCCAGCTGTCCCAGCTGATGGTGAGTTTTGTGTCGACGCAGGATGATGGTGGATCGAAGCAGCTTCCTGACTGTATACAGGAAGCAAATGGATTATTGCTAACAGATCTGGGGAGGTTGCAG ATGATAAACGGACTGCGCAAGTTTGACATCGACTATCAAGGAGACCCTGAattgcagccgataagaagttacgAAAGTGCGGTGCTGGTTCGTCTCTTGTATCGGCTGTCATCTCTGATAAACGAGCGG tttGCAGCAGAGATGGACTCGCTTTGTTCAAGACGAGGTTTTAGCAGCCGGTTAGCCCGTTATTTTTTGACTGCATCGTCCAGGGCAGAGACGTCAAAGCGAAGCCCCTTGACACGCCGCAGCCTAGAGAGACAACCCCAGCCGCGGATCAGCTTGAGATACCTGGGCAGCTACCGCACCCTGTTCTCCATCTTCCTGCTCTATGTAATAGCCTCCTTTTTTGGCTTTGGGCCTGTGTCATTTATCTTCTGGGgactgcttgcttgtttttgtCATGGAGTTATGACAATGTTTGCTGACAAGCGAAAAACTCATTAA
- the LOC117428447 gene encoding sphingomyelin phosphodiesterase 4-like isoform X3: MASPPLQQSSFLLASLKADYLNKPFLQRCQDLVKVIDDYPAKELHLLFTWLVESVFGSLDGSIVGWNVRFVQARTNEYNTIVEFLDPSGPMMKLVYKLHAEEYKYDFPISYLPGPVRASVQEGVLPDCPLFHKLQFPPSGLLSLSLSLNPFEYYMFYFAASLIVQRSYLPGQHFSPSDSAYFVLVDGYLKYFLPTEGNVPPSLVPVVRGTVSPPPPRSPIVPFTGYGVHHTSLLKRHISHQPSMNADPAAQEIWRSETILQVFVEMWLHHYSLEMYQKMQCPQVKEPFCPTEDHVLVVRLLVKHLHSFSSSQRPELITSSPSAHSHTSPLEEFKRVVIPRFVQQKLYVFLQHCFGHWPLDASFRAVLETWLSYLQPWRYTPEKQSPHMDNQDRTVPDKWAAFVQENLLMYTKLFQGFLNRTIRTDLVNPKNALMVFRVAKVFAQPNLSEMIQKGEQLFLEPEHVLHHRQHRFLTPSLGGSFLSSRQPFITDSVFKVKSHVYSLEGQDCQYKQMFGAEVRNTVLRLSQLIAQAKQTAKSISDHSAEEAANQSFLSWFGFGSSDLNTSYVGNDIDYMGLDSIKKTDEYLDRTLDYICQIFKLNSAQLSQLMVSFVSTQDDGGSKQLPDCIQEANGLLLTDLGRLQMINGLRKFDIDYQGDPELQPIRSYESAVLVRLLYRLSSLINERFAAEMDSLCSRRGFSSRLARYFLTASSRAETSKRSPLTRRSLERQPQPRISLRYLGSYRTLFSIFLLYVIASFFGFGPVSFIFWGLLACFCHGVMTMFADKRKTH; this comes from the exons ATGGCCAGCCCGCCCTTGCAGCAGTCCAGCTTCTTGCTT GCCAGCCTGAAAGCAGATTACTTGAACAAGCCTTTTCTTCAGCGCTGTCAGGATCTAGTCAAGGTTATCGATGACTATCCAGCTAAG GAGCTGCACTTGCTTTTCACCTGGCTGGTGGAGAGTGTGTTTGGCAGCCTGGATGGCAGCATTGTGGGTTGGAATGTGCGCTTTGTGCAGGCACGGACTAACGAGTACAATACTATTGTGGAGTTCCTCGATCCCAG TGGCCCAATGATGAAACTGGTGTACAAATTACATGCTGAGGAATACAAGTACGACTTTCCAATCTCCTATCTCCCA GGACCTGTAAGGGCTTCAGTCCAGGAGGGTGTCCTGCCAGATTGCCCGCTTTTCCACAAGCTCCAATTCCCACCTTCAGGACTCCTGAGCCTCAGCCTGTCTCTCA ATCCCTTTGAAtactacatgttttattttgcagcaagCCTCATTGTTCAAAGA AGCTACCTACCGGGGCAGCACTTCAGTCCTTCAGACAGTGCTTATTTTGTGCTGGTTGACGGTTACCTAAAGTATTTCTTACCTACGGAGGGGAACGTTCCACCTTCTCTTGTTCCAGTCGTCAGAGGAACGGTGTCACCCCCACCTCCAAG GTCCCCCATAGTGCCATTCACAGGCTACGGTGTCCACCACACCAGCCTCCTGAAGCGCCACATTTCACACCAGCCCTCTATGAACGCAGACCCCGCTGCACAGGAGATCTGGAGGTCTGAAACTATTCTTCAG GTGTTTGTCGAGATGTGGCTTCACCATTACTCCCTGGAGATGTATCAGAAGATGCAGTGTCCGCAGGTGAAG GAGCCCTTCTGCCCTACCGAGGACCATGTTCTGGTGGTGAGACTCCTCGTGAAACATCTCCATTCCTTCTCCAGCAGTCAGAGACCAGAGCTGATCACCTCGTCCCCCTCTGCACACTCTCACACCAGCCCGCTCGAGGAGTTTAAACG ggttgtGATCCCTCGCTTTGTGCAGCAGAAGCTGTACGTGTTCCTCCAGCACTGCTTCGGTCACTGGCCCCTTGATGCTTCCTTCAGAGCA GTTTTAGAAACATGGTTAAGTTACTTGCAGCCATGGAGATACACCCCCGAAAAGCAGAGCCCACACATGGACAATCAGGACCGCACTGTGCCAGACAAATG ggCTGCCTTTGTGCAGGAGAATTTGTTAATGTACACCAAACTGTTCCAGGGATTTTTAAACAGAACCATCCGGACTGACCTTGTTAACCCCAAAAACGCACTGATGGTTTTCAGAGTGGCAAAAGTCTTTGCTCAGCCTAACCTATCAGAAATGATCCAGAAAG GTGAGCAGCTGTTTCTGGAGCCGGAGCACGTCCTCCATCACAGGCAGCACCGCTTCCTGACTCCCAGCCTCGGCGGCAGCTTCCTGTCCTCACGGCAGCCCTTCATCACAGACTCCGTCTTCAAGGTGAAGAGTCACGTCTACAGCCTGGAGGGCCAGGACTGCCAGTACAAGCAGATGTTTGGAGCCGAAGTGCGCAACACG GTGCTGCGACTTTCCCAGTTAATAGCACAAGCCAAACAAACTGCCAAATCCATATCGGATCATTCTGCGGAAGAAGCTGCCAACCAGTCATTCCTCTCGTGGTTCGGGTTTGGATCTTCAGATCTGAACACCTCCTATGTGGGGAACGACATAGATTATATGGGACTGGACAGCATAAAGAAGACGGATGAATACTTGGACAGAACACTGGACTACATCTGTCAGATATTTAAG CTGAATTCAGCCCAGCTGTCCCAGCTGATGGTGAGTTTTGTGTCGACGCAGGATGATGGTGGATCGAAGCAGCTTCCTGACTGTATACAGGAAGCAAATGGATTATTGCTAACAGATCTGGGGAGGTTGCAG ATGATAAACGGACTGCGCAAGTTTGACATCGACTATCAAGGAGACCCTGAattgcagccgataagaagttacgAAAGTGCGGTGCTGGTTCGTCTCTTGTATCGGCTGTCATCTCTGATAAACGAGCGG tttGCAGCAGAGATGGACTCGCTTTGTTCAAGACGAGGTTTTAGCAGCCGGTTAGCCCGTTATTTTTTGACTGCATCGTCCAGGGCAGAGACGTCAAAGCGAAGCCCCTTGACACGCCGCAGCCTAGAGAGACAACCCCAGCCGCGGATCAGCTTGAGATACCTGGGCAGCTACCGCACCCTGTTCTCCATCTTCCTGCTCTATGTAATAGCCTCCTTTTTTGGCTTTGGGCCTGTGTCATTTATCTTCTGGGgactgcttgcttgtttttgtCATGGAGTTATGACAATGTTTGCTGACAAGCGAAAAACTCATTAA
- the LOC117428447 gene encoding sphingomyelin phosphodiesterase 4-like isoform X4, whose protein sequence is MASPPLQQSSFLLASLKADYLNKPFLQRCQDLVKVIDDYPAKELHLLFTWLVESVFGSLDGSIVGWNVRFVQARTNEYNTIVEFLDPSGPMMKLVYKLHAEEYKYDFPISYLPGPVRASVQEGVLPDCPLFHKLQFPPSGLLSLSLSLNPFEYYMFYFAASLIVQRSYLPGQHFSPSDSAYFVLVDGYLKYFLPTEGNVPPSLVPVVRGTVSPPPPRSPIVPFTGYGVHHTSLLKRHISHQPSMNADPAAQEIWRSETILQVFVEMWLHHYSLEMYQKMQCPQEPFCPTEDHVLVVRLLVKHLHSFSSSQRPELITSSPSAHSHTSPLEEFKRVVIPRFVQQKLYVFLQHCFGHWPLDASFRAVLETWLSYLQPWRYTPEKQSPHMDNQDRTVPDKWAAFVQENLLMYTKLFQGFLNRTIRTDLVNPKNALMVFRVAKVFAQPNLSEMIQKGEQLFLEPEHVLHHRQHRFLTPSLGGSFLSSRQPFITDSVFKVKSHVYSLEGQDCQYKQMFGAEVRNTVLRLSQLIAQAKQTAKSISDHSAEEAANQSFLSWFGFGSSDLNTSYVGNDIDYMGLDSIKKTDEYLDRTLDYICQIFKLNSAQLSQLMVSFVSTQDDGGSKQLPDCIQEANGLLLTDLGRLQMINGLRKFDIDYQGDPELQPIRSYESAVLVRLLYRLSSLINERFAAEMDSLCSRRGFSSRLARYFLTASSRAETSKRSPLTRRSLERQPQPRISLRYLGSYRTLFSIFLLYVIASFFGFGPVSFIFWGLLACFCHGVMTMFADKRKTH, encoded by the exons ATGGCCAGCCCGCCCTTGCAGCAGTCCAGCTTCTTGCTT GCCAGCCTGAAAGCAGATTACTTGAACAAGCCTTTTCTTCAGCGCTGTCAGGATCTAGTCAAGGTTATCGATGACTATCCAGCTAAG GAGCTGCACTTGCTTTTCACCTGGCTGGTGGAGAGTGTGTTTGGCAGCCTGGATGGCAGCATTGTGGGTTGGAATGTGCGCTTTGTGCAGGCACGGACTAACGAGTACAATACTATTGTGGAGTTCCTCGATCCCAG TGGCCCAATGATGAAACTGGTGTACAAATTACATGCTGAGGAATACAAGTACGACTTTCCAATCTCCTATCTCCCA GGACCTGTAAGGGCTTCAGTCCAGGAGGGTGTCCTGCCAGATTGCCCGCTTTTCCACAAGCTCCAATTCCCACCTTCAGGACTCCTGAGCCTCAGCCTGTCTCTCA ATCCCTTTGAAtactacatgttttattttgcagcaagCCTCATTGTTCAAAGA AGCTACCTACCGGGGCAGCACTTCAGTCCTTCAGACAGTGCTTATTTTGTGCTGGTTGACGGTTACCTAAAGTATTTCTTACCTACGGAGGGGAACGTTCCACCTTCTCTTGTTCCAGTCGTCAGAGGAACGGTGTCACCCCCACCTCCAAG GTCCCCCATAGTGCCATTCACAGGCTACGGTGTCCACCACACCAGCCTCCTGAAGCGCCACATTTCACACCAGCCCTCTATGAACGCAGACCCCGCTGCACAGGAGATCTGGAGGTCTGAAACTATTCTTCAG GTGTTTGTCGAGATGTGGCTTCACCATTACTCCCTGGAGATGTATCAGAAGATGCAGTGTCCGCAG GAGCCCTTCTGCCCTACCGAGGACCATGTTCTGGTGGTGAGACTCCTCGTGAAACATCTCCATTCCTTCTCCAGCAGTCAGAGACCAGAGCTGATCACCTCGTCCCCCTCTGCACACTCTCACACCAGCCCGCTCGAGGAGTTTAAACG ggttgtGATCCCTCGCTTTGTGCAGCAGAAGCTGTACGTGTTCCTCCAGCACTGCTTCGGTCACTGGCCCCTTGATGCTTCCTTCAGAGCA GTTTTAGAAACATGGTTAAGTTACTTGCAGCCATGGAGATACACCCCCGAAAAGCAGAGCCCACACATGGACAATCAGGACCGCACTGTGCCAGACAAATG ggCTGCCTTTGTGCAGGAGAATTTGTTAATGTACACCAAACTGTTCCAGGGATTTTTAAACAGAACCATCCGGACTGACCTTGTTAACCCCAAAAACGCACTGATGGTTTTCAGAGTGGCAAAAGTCTTTGCTCAGCCTAACCTATCAGAAATGATCCAGAAAG GTGAGCAGCTGTTTCTGGAGCCGGAGCACGTCCTCCATCACAGGCAGCACCGCTTCCTGACTCCCAGCCTCGGCGGCAGCTTCCTGTCCTCACGGCAGCCCTTCATCACAGACTCCGTCTTCAAGGTGAAGAGTCACGTCTACAGCCTGGAGGGCCAGGACTGCCAGTACAAGCAGATGTTTGGAGCCGAAGTGCGCAACACG GTGCTGCGACTTTCCCAGTTAATAGCACAAGCCAAACAAACTGCCAAATCCATATCGGATCATTCTGCGGAAGAAGCTGCCAACCAGTCATTCCTCTCGTGGTTCGGGTTTGGATCTTCAGATCTGAACACCTCCTATGTGGGGAACGACATAGATTATATGGGACTGGACAGCATAAAGAAGACGGATGAATACTTGGACAGAACACTGGACTACATCTGTCAGATATTTAAG CTGAATTCAGCCCAGCTGTCCCAGCTGATGGTGAGTTTTGTGTCGACGCAGGATGATGGTGGATCGAAGCAGCTTCCTGACTGTATACAGGAAGCAAATGGATTATTGCTAACAGATCTGGGGAGGTTGCAG ATGATAAACGGACTGCGCAAGTTTGACATCGACTATCAAGGAGACCCTGAattgcagccgataagaagttacgAAAGTGCGGTGCTGGTTCGTCTCTTGTATCGGCTGTCATCTCTGATAAACGAGCGG tttGCAGCAGAGATGGACTCGCTTTGTTCAAGACGAGGTTTTAGCAGCCGGTTAGCCCGTTATTTTTTGACTGCATCGTCCAGGGCAGAGACGTCAAAGCGAAGCCCCTTGACACGCCGCAGCCTAGAGAGACAACCCCAGCCGCGGATCAGCTTGAGATACCTGGGCAGCTACCGCACCCTGTTCTCCATCTTCCTGCTCTATGTAATAGCCTCCTTTTTTGGCTTTGGGCCTGTGTCATTTATCTTCTGGGgactgcttgcttgtttttgtCATGGAGTTATGACAATGTTTGCTGACAAGCGAAAAACTCATTAA